In Streptomyces sp. NBC_01381, the sequence ACCTCAAGGGTCTGGACGTACAGACGGTGATCGTCGAGGGGAAGAAGGCCAACTTCCACCGCGACGGGCAGGAGCTGACGGTCCGTCCGCCCGACGACCTCGACAAGGGCGAGACGTTCCGCACCACCGTCCGCTACTCCGGCACCCCGGAGACCATCACCGATCCGGACGATTCCGAGGAGGGCTGGCTGCGGACGGAGGACGGCGCCATCGCGCTCGGCGAGCCGACGGGCTCGATGGCCTGGTTCCCCGCGAACAACCACCCGTCGGACAAGGCCGCGTACGACATAAGGATCACCGTCCCCAAGGGCCTGAAGGCCATCTCCAACGGCGAGTTGACCCGCGAGTCGACCAAGAACGGCCGCACCACCTTCGCCTGGCACAGCGCGGAACCGATGGCGAGCTATCTGGCGACCGTCGCCATCGGGACGTACGAGGTGAAGCGCTCGACCACCAAGTCGGGCATCCCCGTGCTCACCGCCGTGGATCCCTCCCAGGTCAAGGCGAGCGCGAAGACGCTCGCCAAGATCCCCGAGATCATGGAGTGGCAGGAGCTGAACTTCGGCCCCTACCCCTTCTCGTCGACGGGCGCGATCGTCGACAGGGAGGAGGACGCGGGGTACGCCCTGGAGACCCAGACCCGCCCCACCTTCCCCGGCGCCCCCGACACCGGACTCCTCGTCCACGAGCTGGCGCACCAGTGGTTCGGCGACTCCGTGACGCCCAAGTCCTGGCAGGACATGTGGCTCAACGAAGGCTTCGCGACGTACGCGGAGTGGCTGTGGGAGGAGGACCAGGGCGGCGACAGCGTCCAGGAGACCTTCGACGCGATCTACGACGACGAGTACTACGAGTCCGACGAGGACAACGAGGCGATCTGGGCCTTCCCGCCGGCAAAGCCGCCGTCCGCGGCGCGCATCTCGGACAGTCCGGTGTATGAGCGTGGCGGCATGGTCGTCCACAAGATCCGGCAGGCGGTGGGCGACGACACCTTCTACGACATCGTGCAGGGCTGGACGAAGTCGCGTCGCCACGGCAACGCGGACACGAAGGACTTCACGCGGTACGTCGAGGAACACGCGGGCGGCGACGCGGCGCGCAAGAAGGTGCGCGCGATCTGGGGTCCGTGGCTCTACGAAGACGGAAAGCCGGACCACCCCTGAGGGGTGGCCCGGCTGCAGAAGCCGTATTGGCCCTGTTCCAGGGCTACTTGACGTTCACCCCGGTCCAGGCGGCCGCGACCGCCTTCTCCTCGGCGCTGCCCGCGCCGTACAGGTCGGCGGCCGCCTTGAGCGTGGCGGTGCGGGCGCCCGCGTAGTTGGTCGTCGACGTCATGTAGACGGACAGCGCCTTGTACCAGATCTGGTAGGCCTTGGTCCGCCCGATGCCGGTGAGCGAACTGCCGTCCGCCGTGGCGGAGTCGTAGGAGACGCCGTTGATGGTCTTCGCGCCGCTGCCCTCGCTCAGCAGGTAGAAGAAGTGGTTGGCGACGCCGGACGAGTAGTGCACGTCGAGGCGGCCGACGTTCTTGGACCAGAAGTCGGCGGAGTTGCCGTCCTTGCTGGGCTTGTCCATGTAGCGCAGCGGGGTGCCGTTGCCGCGGATGTCGATCTTCTCGCCGATGAGGTAGTCGCCGACGTCGCTCGGGTTGTTGGAGTAGAACTCGACGGACGTGCCGAGGATGTCGCTGGTCGCCTCGTTCAACCCGCCCGACTCGCGGCTGTAGTTGAGCTTCGCGGTGGACGCGGTGAGCCCGTGGCTCATCTCGTGGCCGGCCACGTCGAGCGAGGTCAGCGGCTTGAGGTTGCCCGCTCCGTCGCCGTACGTCATGCAGAAGCAGGCGTCGGACCAGAAGGCGTTGACGTACGCGTTGCCGTAGTGGACGCGGGAGTAGGCGGCCTTGCCGTCGCCGGCGATGCCGTTCCTGTTGAACTCGGACTTGTAGAAGTCCCAGGTCTGCGCGGCTCCGTACGCGGCGTCGACGGCGGCGGTCTGCCGGTTCTGCGGCGTCCCGTCGCCCCACTTGTCGTCGGCGTCGTGGAAGAGGGTTCCGGTGCCCGACGTGCCGCCGTTCAGGTCGTACGTCTTGTGGCCGCCGCGGGCGCCGTCGGTGAGGTCGTAGCCGCCGGACGCGGAGGCGGTCGAGCCGACGGCGACGGAGCCGCTGTACTGGCCAGTGCCGGTGCCGTTCTCGATGGCCTCGTGGCTGAAGAGCTGCTTGCCGGTGCGGGCATCGGTGACGACGTGCAGCTCGCTGGGGGTGCCGTCGTGCTGTACGCCCGTCACGACGGTCTCGTACGCGAGGACGGGCGAACTGCCCTTGTCCCCGGCCCAGATGACCTTGCGTACGTTCTTGGCGCTTGCCTTCTTGGAGTCGGCCGCGGCGACGGCGGACTTCTTGGCGTCGGCGCTCGACACATCGGCGTCCGTCGACGCCACGGATATCCGTCCGCCGCGGGCCTTGTCGACGCTTTTCAGCTTGCCGCTCTTGGCGGTGTGGGCGACGAGGTCGCCGCCGAGCACGGGCAGGCCGTCGTAGGTGCGCTCGTAGCGGGTGTGGACGGTGCCGTCGGTGTCCTTGACGACATCGCGGACGACGAGCTTCTCCTTGCCGCCGAGTCCGATCGCCTCGGCGGCCGAAGAGGCGTCCGCCTGGGCCGACTTGATGGCATCGGCGCGCTGCGCGGCGCTCAGGCGCAGGGTGCCCGCGCCGGCGGAGTCCTGGTCACCGGCCGCGGTGGCGGCGGTGGTGCTCTGGACGCCGATGACGACCATGGCGGCGGATGCGGCGAGGGCGGCGGCGCGAACAGCGGTCTTGCGAGGGGTGGGGGACTGCTGTCTCACTGGCTCTCCTTGAAAGGGCTTGGCCGGGTGGGGAGCGGCGGAGAGAGAGTGACACCGGTGACCCGTTGATTGACGGTTCACGAACAACTCTTTACTTGTTCTTGTCCGAATGGTGCGGCCCAATGTCCGCTATGCGTACGGTTGTTGATCCTGGGTCGGCGACTCTTGCCGGGTGAGTGGCTTGCGGAACACGGCGCAAGGACGTTCCGCGCCGCGATCCTTCCTGCGATCGACGACCTCGTACCCGAGCGAGCCCCAGAAGGCGAACCCCGCGTCATTGCCCTCAAGGACGGCGAGACGCACCCCCTCGCGCCCCTCCTCCCGGAACCGCTCCTCGATCATGCCCACGAACTCCCTCCCGTACCCCTTGCGTTGCTGCCGCACGTCCACCATCAGCAGCCCGATCCACGGATCGGGGTCGGCGGGATCGGGATGCCGGTCCAGCGTGATCCCGACCCCGACGACCCGCCCCTCGGAACGGGCCAGCAGCACCTCGGCCCCCGGCACGGCCAACTCGTCCGCCAGCGCGGCGGCGACCTGCTCGGGACGGATGTCGTCCGGGTCGGGGAAGTCGCCGGAGAGCGCATGGAAGGCGCGGTTGGAGGCGTACACGGCGGTGAGCTCGGTGAGCAGTTCGCCGGGCAGGGCGCCGCTGTCCGACGGGGTGAGCGGTTCGAGAATCATGCGGCGCAGATTAGTGGACGGAGAGGCCGGTTCCCGCTGCCGTCCATTTCGCTTTCTTTCCCTCACGCACCAGGAATTGATTCCGGCATCGCACGTCTGAACAAATTCAGGACAGCTGTCGATTTGGCCGGAAGAACGGGTGCCGCGAGGCGCGCGAATTCTTCAATCTGTACGAGCGCCGCCGTGCCCACAGAAAATCTGTGAGGCGGGAAAGCATTCGGTTCTCAACCAAAAAGTGCGGCGCTCAACCAATTCCCCGGAAGGGAGAATTACGTGGCAAGCAGCAGGGCACGTATCCGCGTAGAGCTCGTCAAGGTCCACTGTTTCGACACCGAGGACAACCTCGGCGGCGACGAGTTCTACGTCGTGGGTGCCGCCGCCTGTGGTGACATCCGCAACGTCGTCCTCACCAAGCCGCTCGACATCAACGACCAGCAGACGAAGATGTTCAACCCGACCGAGTCCGTGATCTTCGAGGGCGAGGTCGGCATGGACGACACCCTCACCCTCGGAATCGCCGGCTACGACGAGGACTTCAGCTCGGACTGGGGCAAGTACGGCCAGGCCCTCAAGGAGATGCTGGACTCCGTCAACAAGGTCGTCCCCATCCCCGGCCAGTTCGGCCAGCAGCTCATCGACGTCTCGTACACGGCGATGAGCGACGTCCTCAAGAAGATCGACCCGGACGACGAACTCGGTCAGCTCACCGTGTCCCGCCCCATTTCGGAAATCCACGCGGGCGACAAGCCGTGGCCGTTCGAGGGCGGCACGTGGATGGGCAAGTGGAAGTACGAAGTGACGTACCGGATCACCAAGATTCCGGTGGAGTAGCCAGTAGTGAGTAGCAAGTAGCAGGCCTCTTCTGGATGGGACGGCTTTCCGTAAAGGGCGGCCGTCCCATTCCGTGGCTTCACGGCGTGGACGTCAGCGCCTTGAACGCCCGGGTCTGCTCCACGATCGCCCGCTCCGTGGGGAGGCGTTCGATGGAGGACGCGCCGAAGAAGCCGACGATTCCCGTCGTGCGGGACAGGACGTACGCCGCGTCCTCCGGCTCCGCGATCGGGCCCCCGTGGCAGAGGACAAGGATGTCGGGGTTCACGTCCTTCGCCGCGTCGTGCATCTTCTGGACCGCTGCGGCCGCCTGGTCCAGGGTCAGGGCCGTGCCCGCGCCGATCGAGCCCTTCGTGGTCAGGCCCACGTGCGGGACGAGGACGTCCGCGCCCGCGCGGGTCATGTCCGCCGCCTGGGCCGGGTCGAAGACGTAGGGGGCCGTCAGGAGGTCACGGGCGTGGGCCTCGCGGACCATGTCGACCTCCAGGGCGTAACCCATGCCCGTCTCCTCGAGGTTGGTGCGGAACGTGCCGTCGTAGAGGCCGACCGTCGGGAAGTTCTGGACGCCCGCGAAGCCCATCGCCTTCAGCTCGTCCAGGAAGCGGCCCATGTCCCGGAACGGGTCCGTGCCGCACACCCCGGCAAGGACTGGAGTGTCCTTCACCACGGGGAGTACCTCCCTGGCCATGTCGACCACGATCGCGTTCGCGTCCCCGTACGGGAGAAGGCCGGCGAGCGAGCCGCGGCCCGCCATGCGGTAGCGGCCCGAGTTGTAGATGATCAGGAGGTCGACGCCGCCCTCCTCCGCACACTTGGCGGAGAGGCCGGTGCCGGCTCCCGCGCCGATCACCGGATTGCCTGCCGCCACCTGGGAGTTGAGGCGCGCCAGTGCTTCCTTGCGGGTGATCTGTGTCATCAGCTTCTCCTCAGGTGAAGTCGTGCGTCACGGCGCCGGCTTCAGCTCGCGCGAAGTGATCAGCTCGTCCAGACGGTTCGCCATCGCCACCGCGAACGCCGCGTCGTTGATGTG encodes:
- a CDS encoding M1 family metallopeptidase → MHPRSTAPRGTTTAALAAFTALALTACSGSGVHGTPGADGVRDPYFPKLGNGGYDVAHYGLTIGYDPDSRHLTGEAEITARATQDLSAFNLDLKGLDVQTVIVEGKKANFHRDGQELTVRPPDDLDKGETFRTTVRYSGTPETITDPDDSEEGWLRTEDGAIALGEPTGSMAWFPANNHPSDKAAYDIRITVPKGLKAISNGELTRESTKNGRTTFAWHSAEPMASYLATVAIGTYEVKRSTTKSGIPVLTAVDPSQVKASAKTLAKIPEIMEWQELNFGPYPFSSTGAIVDREEDAGYALETQTRPTFPGAPDTGLLVHELAHQWFGDSVTPKSWQDMWLNEGFATYAEWLWEEDQGGDSVQETFDAIYDDEYYESDEDNEAIWAFPPAKPPSAARISDSPVYERGGMVVHKIRQAVGDDTFYDIVQGWTKSRRHGNADTKDFTRYVEEHAGGDAARKKVRAIWGPWLYEDGKPDHP
- a CDS encoding M4 family metallopeptidase encodes the protein MVVIGVQSTTAATAAGDQDSAGAGTLRLSAAQRADAIKSAQADASSAAEAIGLGGKEKLVVRDVVKDTDGTVHTRYERTYDGLPVLGGDLVAHTAKSGKLKSVDKARGGRISVASTDADVSSADAKKSAVAAADSKKASAKNVRKVIWAGDKGSSPVLAYETVVTGVQHDGTPSELHVVTDARTGKQLFSHEAIENGTGTGQYSGSVAVGSTASASGGYDLTDGARGGHKTYDLNGGTSGTGTLFHDADDKWGDGTPQNRQTAAVDAAYGAAQTWDFYKSEFNRNGIAGDGKAAYSRVHYGNAYVNAFWSDACFCMTYGDGAGNLKPLTSLDVAGHEMSHGLTASTAKLNYSRESGGLNEATSDILGTSVEFYSNNPSDVGDYLIGEKIDIRGNGTPLRYMDKPSKDGNSADFWSKNVGRLDVHYSSGVANHFFYLLSEGSGAKTINGVSYDSATADGSSLTGIGRTKAYQIWYKALSVYMTSTTNYAGARTATLKAAADLYGAGSAEEKAVAAAWTGVNVK
- a CDS encoding N-acetyltransferase — translated: MILEPLTPSDSGALPGELLTELTAVYASNRAFHALSGDFPDPDDIRPEQVAAALADELAVPGAEVLLARSEGRVVGVGITLDRHPDPADPDPWIGLLMVDVRQQRKGYGREFVGMIEERFREEGREGVRLAVLEGNDAGFAFWGSLGYEVVDRRKDRGAERPCAVFRKPLTRQESPTQDQQPYA
- a CDS encoding phosphoenolpyruvate hydrolase family protein; the protein is MTQITRKEALARLNSQVAAGNPVIGAGAGTGLSAKCAEEGGVDLLIIYNSGRYRMAGRGSLAGLLPYGDANAIVVDMAREVLPVVKDTPVLAGVCGTDPFRDMGRFLDELKAMGFAGVQNFPTVGLYDGTFRTNLEETGMGYALEVDMVREAHARDLLTAPYVFDPAQAADMTRAGADVLVPHVGLTTKGSIGAGTALTLDQAAAAVQKMHDAAKDVNPDILVLCHGGPIAEPEDAAYVLSRTTGIVGFFGASSIERLPTERAIVEQTRAFKALTSTP